In Hymenobacter volaticus, the genomic window CGACCCCGACGGCTACTGCTATTCCATCGGCGTAATCTTGGATGGTAAAGCCTCAGGCCGCGGCACTAGCACCCGCGGCGCCCGCTACAATTCGGCTATTCGCTATGTGGAAACGTCGCCTTATCCCTGCCTGGCCATTGTGGTCAGCGAAGACGGCATGGTGAATATCATCACCAAAGACCGACTGGAAGAAGAGGACTAAAGACTTAATTTCCTTAACTGCACTGCGCAAAGCTTCGCCTTATTCGGGCAGGCTTTGCGCAGTTTTGTTTTTGCTTAATAGGAACATGAGCTACCTCTTGGTGCTCAACAGTAACATATCCACAACTACACTAGCTAATTAGCAGCTGAAAAACGCTTATGCTTTGATAGTCAGATCGAAGGGCTAAATAAGCAGTGTGATAAATACGGTTCTTTGAAGTTTGGTAAGAAGCTCATGCACATAATCTTATTGCCCTATATCTAGATAAATATTTCTGTTTCTCATTTATCATCGATACGTTTAGATACAAGCCGCCTTAACAGGACCTGTGTTTCGTTCTTTCACTTCTATCCAGTTCTATGAAAACAAGCTTTACGCCTCCCAATTGCCGCCCCTTACTTGTAGCTGCTATGCTGGCATTGCCCGGTTTAGCCGCGGCACAATCCACGCCTTTGCGCACGGCGTTGCAGCAACTCAGCAGCCGAAGCACCAAGTTTGGGTTGAGCGCCGCCGACGTGGCTGACCCAGCCGTAACCAGTTCTTATACAGACGAGGGCTCAGCCATTACGCACGTGTACTTGCGGCAGCGGTATCAAGGAATTGAGATTTATGGAGCGGAAGCCGACATGCACCTCGACCGCAACGAGAAAGTGGTCAGCATGAACACGGCCTTTTTACCTAATGTAAATTCGCTGGCCCGTGCGGCAGCAACCGTGCCTTCGCTCACGCCTGTGCAGGCAGTAGCTGCCGCAGCTCGTGCCCTCAACCTGGCGGCTCCCGGCAATCTGACGATAACCAAAGCAGGCGCCCCCGCTGCCGGTATGGTTTTCAACGAAGGCGGTATTTCGCTGGACCCTATTTCCGTCAAGCTCATGTACCAGGCCCGGCCGAGCGGTGAGCTAGTGCTGGTATGGGACGTGACCATTGCCCCAAAGAGCGGCGACCATTACTGGAATGCGCGCGTTGATGCCGCCACGGGTCAACTCGTTGACAAGACCGACCTCACCAACTCGGAGCCAGTAGGGTTTATGGAGCTGACGCAACGTGCGCTAGCTACTCCTACCTGGCCCGAAACCCAACCTAGCGCGGCCGCCACGCCCAACAGCTACAACGCGTATCCCTTAACCGTTGAAAGCCCCCTCTACGGTGCCCGGCAACTGCAAGTAAACCCCGCCGACCCCACATACTCGCCCTTTGGCTGGCACGATACCAACGGCGCGGCTGGCCCCGAATTCACTATTACCCGCGGCAACAACGTGCACGCCTACGAGGACCGTGCGGCCCGCAACGGCAACCCATTAGGCTACAGCCCCGATGGTGGCCCCGACCTGTCGTTCGACTTTCCGTTCAACCAAACAGATGCCCCGCAGGTGTACCAAGATGCGGCCATCACCAACCTATTTGTTTGGAACAACCTGATGCACGACGTAATGGCCTACAAAGGCTTCAACGAAGTGAGCGGCAACTTCCAGGTAACCAACTACAGCGGCACCGGCCTCGGCAACGACGATGTGCGGGCTGAAGCCCAAGACGGCGGCGGCACCAACAACGCTAACTTCTCGACTCCCGTCGATGGGCAGCGGCCCCGCATGCAGATGTACCTCTGGCCCGGCGGCACCGGCAGTATCGTGAGCCCGGCTACTATTGCGGGCTCGTTGCCCATGCGCGGCACCGCGTATGGCCGGACATTGACCGCCGCCGGCCCTATTTCCGGCCGGGTAGTACTAGCTAATGACGGCTCGGCGAACCCGCCGCGCAGTTGCAGCCCATTGCTGAACGCCGCCGACATCAACGGCAATATTGCGCTGGTGTATCGGGGCGGCACTTGCTCTACTCCTGCCAAAATCCGAAATGCGCAAGACGCCGGCGCCCGGCTAGTAATCATTGCCGACAGTATTCCGAACACCGCTATTGCCAACTATGGCGGCGCCACCGATACGGTGGGGCTGCGCATTCCTTCGGTGGCTATTTCCAAAGCCGATGGCGACAAAATTCGGGGCGCACTTACTTCTGGTACCGCCGTCACCATTAGCGTAAGCGGCATCACCCGCGACGGTGACTTCGACAACGGCGTAATTGCCCACGAATACGGTCATGGCATCTCCAACCGCCTCACCGGTGGTCCAGCCGTGGCGGGCTGCCTCGGCAACGCCGAGCAGATGGGCGAAGGCTGGAGCGACTTCTTCGGCCTCTGGATGACCACCAAGCCCGGCGACCAAGGCTTCACTCCGCGCGGCATCGGCAACTACGTGACCGGCGCCGCTACCGATGGCTACGGAATTCGGCCCCAGCGCTATTCAACGGATTTTGCGGTCAACAACCAGACCTATGCCAACATCGGGGTGGCACCTTACACGGCGGTACACGCTATTGGCTCGGTGTGGGCTGCCACGCTCTGGGATTTGAACTGGAAGCTAGTCGAGAAATACGGCTACAACCGCAACCTAAAAGCGGCTACCGGCGGCAACAACATCGCTCTCAAGCTGGTAATCGACGGGCTGAAGTTGCAAGTGTGCCGCCCTGGCTTCCTCGATGGCCGCGACGGCATCTTGAAAGCTGATTCCATCTATAACAACAAAGCCAACACCTACCTCATTTGGCAGGTATTCGCCCGCCGGGGTATGGGTATCGATGCCGTGCAAGGTTCCAGCAACGTTATCACCGACCAAGTAGCCGGCTACCTAATTCCGACGCGCGTACTGGCTACTCAGTCGCAACAGCAGCGCGACGAGTTGGTGGAAGTATATCCAAACCCTGCTAGCAGCGAGCTAACCGTACGCCTGCCCGTTAGCAGCAAAACACCCGTACAGATTTCCCTGCTGACGGTATTGGGTAAGACGGTGCAAACCACTGCCGTGCCCTCCGGACAGTTGCAGCAAGGTGCTCGCCTAAACACGAGCGACGTAGCCAATGGCCTTTACATCGTGCAACTGCGCTCCTCCGCCGGCACCTTCACCAAGCGTGTGGTAATTCAGCACTAGCCGTTCGATTTTAGTGCTTTAGCAAAAACGCCCGTCTGGTCTTCAGACGGGCGTTTTTGCTATCATAAAAAGACAAGGTTAGTCTTCTTATGGTTGAGGATTTTTGGAGACATAGAGCGTCCCGTTTTGCTCGCCGCAAAAAGCAAACTTGTCTCGCCGGCCGCACAAGGGGGCCGAACCCGTGACGTACAGCCGAGACTTGCTGTCTATGTATAAGCTCGTGAGTTGATGCTCCTGCGGCAAGCTCAGCGTACGGCCAGTGGAAGTCTTAATTCCCACTGATTCCACATAAAAGCTCGTAGAATTTGGCGATTTAGGAGTTAGCAGATAGTCGATGCTGTATTCGGTACCGATTGAGTTAGTGACGCGGTTTAGTGCTGTTTTGGGTTCCCAATCCGCTTTTCGCCTCCAATTTCGGTAGGGTTTCCACGTAGCGCCTTCGTCCAGGCTATAATGAGAAGGCGTAACGGCATAAGCTGTTGAGGAATTTAAAGCACTCCCAAGCTGGCCATTTAGAGC contains:
- a CDS encoding T9SS-dependent M36 family metallopeptidase, with protein sequence MKTSFTPPNCRPLLVAAMLALPGLAAAQSTPLRTALQQLSSRSTKFGLSAADVADPAVTSSYTDEGSAITHVYLRQRYQGIEIYGAEADMHLDRNEKVVSMNTAFLPNVNSLARAAATVPSLTPVQAVAAAARALNLAAPGNLTITKAGAPAAGMVFNEGGISLDPISVKLMYQARPSGELVLVWDVTIAPKSGDHYWNARVDAATGQLVDKTDLTNSEPVGFMELTQRALATPTWPETQPSAAATPNSYNAYPLTVESPLYGARQLQVNPADPTYSPFGWHDTNGAAGPEFTITRGNNVHAYEDRAARNGNPLGYSPDGGPDLSFDFPFNQTDAPQVYQDAAITNLFVWNNLMHDVMAYKGFNEVSGNFQVTNYSGTGLGNDDVRAEAQDGGGTNNANFSTPVDGQRPRMQMYLWPGGTGSIVSPATIAGSLPMRGTAYGRTLTAAGPISGRVVLANDGSANPPRSCSPLLNAADINGNIALVYRGGTCSTPAKIRNAQDAGARLVIIADSIPNTAIANYGGATDTVGLRIPSVAISKADGDKIRGALTSGTAVTISVSGITRDGDFDNGVIAHEYGHGISNRLTGGPAVAGCLGNAEQMGEGWSDFFGLWMTTKPGDQGFTPRGIGNYVTGAATDGYGIRPQRYSTDFAVNNQTYANIGVAPYTAVHAIGSVWAATLWDLNWKLVEKYGYNRNLKAATGGNNIALKLVIDGLKLQVCRPGFLDGRDGILKADSIYNNKANTYLIWQVFARRGMGIDAVQGSSNVITDQVAGYLIPTRVLATQSQQQRDELVEVYPNPASSELTVRLPVSSKTPVQISLLTVLGKTVQTTAVPSGQLQQGARLNTSDVANGLYIVQLRSSAGTFTKRVVIQH
- a CDS encoding lipoprotein, which codes for MKRLLLPAILVLILSGCQKDSENDVQPEDKDWYILTSPDNRAIQAVHGDIDGTLVITTNFKIYQTKDRGKTWQTANYTSPIGLFGFLKQQDTLLALNGQLGSALNSSTAYAVTPSHYSLDEGATWKPYRNWRRKADWEPKTALNRVTNSIGTEYSIDYLLTPKSPNSTSFYVESVGIKTSTGRTLSLPQEHQLTSLYIDSKSRLYVTGSAPLCGRRDKFAFCGEQNGTLYVSKNPQP